TCGACACCGGTATTTGGGTCATCACGAAAGACAACGTTGACACCTATTGGAAGACGTAGGCTGCAAGGCGGACGATTGCACGCGCCGCTCGGGGGTGCCCCGGCCTCAGGTGACCGGGGCCCCCGGGCGTTCCCATGGATGGGGTATGCGTCGTGCCGGTCCTAGAGGCGACGGGGATCACGAAGGCCTTTCCCGGCGTGGTCGCACTCGACGACGTCAGCGTGGCGTTCGAACCCGGGCGCATCCACGGGATCGTCGGCGAGAACGGTGCTGGAAAGAGCACGCTGGTCAAGATTCTGGACGGCGTCCTCCGGCCGGACAAGGGCACCGTACGCATCGAGGGCGAAGACGCCTTCACGCATCCCCGGCTCTTCGAAAAGATTTCCTACGTGCCCCAGGAGTTGCTTCTGTTCCGCCACATGACCGTTGCCGAGAACCTGTTCATGCCGTTCTGGACGTCCGGCGTTCACGGTCTGATCCGGCAACAGCGCCTGTTCGCGGAGGCTCTTCCGTGGCTTGACCTCTTCCAGATCGACGTGGCACCGTCCAGGCTCGCCGGCGACATCTCCGTCTCCAATCAGCAGTTGTTGCAGATCGCCAGGGCCACCGTCAAAGAGCAGGGCAGGATTTTGGTCCTGGATGAACCCACGACGAGCCTAACCGCGAAGGGCATCTCTCGCCTGTTCGAGGTGATCCGGCAATTGAAGAGCCAGGGCCGCAGCATCATCTTTATCTCCCACAAACTCGATGAAATTTCCGACCTCTGCGACGAAGTGACCGTCCTTCGAAACGGGGTAAAGGTGGGGTACTCTCGGATGGGTGATGTGGACCACCGCTGGCTGATCCGGCACATGTCCGGCCGCGACATCGACGAGGGACATGTATTCCGTCCGAGAACCCAAGAGCAAAGCATCGTGCTAGAGGTGGAGGGCCTATCGGGTCAGGGGTTTGCCGACATCAGCTTCTTACTCCACCGCGGTGAGATTCTGGGGTTCGCGGGCCTCGTGGGCGCTGGGCGGTCCGAGATCATGCAGACCGTGTTCGGCCGCCTGCCCGCCAAGGGCGGGAGGGTCCTGCTGGACGGCAAACCATTGAAGCTGGGCAACCCGCGCCTTTCGATCCGTGAGGGGCTGGTCTATCTACCCGAAGAACGCCGGCAACAGGGAATCCTCCCCTTGTTGAGCGTGCGGCACAACATCAGCATATCGACCCTTCGGCAGCTCACGACGGGAGGCGTAATCTCCGCCCGTCGAGAGAGCGCCCTCGTGCAGAAGATGGTCGATACCTTCGACATTCGTACGCCCTCGCTGGAACGACCGATCATGTTTTTGAGCGGCGGGAATCAGCAGAAGGTCGTCATTGGACGCGCCATGGCGTGCGTGCCGAAGGTGCTCATCCTAGACGAACCGACGAAAGGCATCGATGTGGGGACCAAGACCGATCTGTACGGGCTCATGCGGGACCTGGTCGAAGGCGGAGAAACGAGCATGATCTTCATTTCGTCCGACCTGGATGAACTGCTGAGATGCGCCAATCGCGTCATCACGGTATACGGCGGCAGAATCGTCGGAGAGTTCAACCCAGAGGTATCCGGCAAGACCGAAATCATTGCCTCGATGATCGGTGAAACCGTGAGTGGCGGGGTGGAGATCCTCCAATGAAGGCGGCGACGAAGGGCGCGACCGATGCTCAGGTGAAGTCCGCGGCGAAGGATGCGACCGCGCCAACGAAGCCCGCGGTGAAGGGCGCGGCCCCTGCCTCGCCGGCGGTCGTCCGGCTCGTGAACCTCTTCAAGCAAGGCAAGACCAGCGGGGTCCTTCTCGCCCTGCTGTTGATTATGGCCATCGCGTCCATTGCGTCGCCGTACTTCCTAAGTACGTTCAACATGCAATCGGTCATCCGGGCAATGGCGTTTACGGGCATGGTCGCGATGGCGCAGGCATGCCTGTTGATCCTTGGGGAACTGGACCTCTCGGTTGGCGCGGTGGCGGGGCTTTCCGGAGTACTCGGCGGCGTCTTCATGGTTTGGCTTAACATCGATCCGTTCGTGTCTTTCGGCCTGGGCCTCTTGTCGGG
This genomic stretch from bacterium harbors:
- a CDS encoding sugar ABC transporter ATP-binding protein, producing the protein MPVLEATGITKAFPGVVALDDVSVAFEPGRIHGIVGENGAGKSTLVKILDGVLRPDKGTVRIEGEDAFTHPRLFEKISYVPQELLLFRHMTVAENLFMPFWTSGVHGLIRQQRLFAEALPWLDLFQIDVAPSRLAGDISVSNQQLLQIARATVKEQGRILVLDEPTTSLTAKGISRLFEVIRQLKSQGRSIIFISHKLDEISDLCDEVTVLRNGVKVGYSRMGDVDHRWLIRHMSGRDIDEGHVFRPRTQEQSIVLEVEGLSGQGFADISFLLHRGEILGFAGLVGAGRSEIMQTVFGRLPAKGGRVLLDGKPLKLGNPRLSIREGLVYLPEERRQQGILPLLSVRHNISISTLRQLTTGGVISARRESALVQKMVDTFDIRTPSLERPIMFLSGGNQQKVVIGRAMACVPKVLILDEPTKGIDVGTKTDLYGLMRDLVEGGETSMIFISSDLDELLRCANRVITVYGGRIVGEFNPEVSGKTEIIASMIGETVSGGVEILQ